The proteins below are encoded in one region of Opisthocomus hoazin isolate bOpiHoa1 chromosome 24, bOpiHoa1.hap1, whole genome shotgun sequence:
- the USP28 gene encoding ubiquitin carboxyl-terminal hydrolase 28 isoform X2: MLLNQLKEITGIQDSAFLHAALKAANGDLMEAVTFLTEEHAQEPAQDAAAAEPSAWEGSAAGKQLPRDAATALAPANKDDLHAAAAFGALESPKAQAAERDAAERLQEARSAENKNRPKRKRCEVWGENPKQNDWRRVGDWPVGMKNIGNTCWFSAVIQSLFQLPEFRRLVLGYSLPPNVLEGCRSRTGKRNIAFMQELQCLFALMLGTRRKFVDPSAALELLRDAFRSAEEQQQDVSEFTHKLLDWLEDAFQLAVNVKSPGDKSENPMVQLFYGTFLTEGVHEGNTFSKIETFGQYPLQVNGYRNLNECLEGAMVEGEMDEPTASRSVKYGQERWFTKLPPVLTFELSRFEFNQSLGQPEKIHTRLEFPQTIYMDRYLYCSKELIQMKREEMKRLKEKMVILQQKLERYMKYGSGPARFPLPDMLQYVLEFIATKPAAAVSPARGSPTTLLQSPAEPGVLEVLSQPDGILEGKDPRTDDAAFFLAHPSPQQESSTPLQPSGSPAEMSERPAPHVVSEEELHLVRTCLQRWRNEIEQDVQDLKESITRINLSIEQMYCDPLLQQVPYHLHAVLVHEGQANAGHYWAYVYDQPRKSWLKYNDISVTESSWEELERDSFGGLKNASAYCLMYISEKVSRFAADKDDGSEVGQLQKEVEALPPELRHYIQEDNWRLEQEAEEWEEEQSCKIPQMEPSPASESQDLSSESGPDQSSVCEQSVRSLSSEHAMIAKEQTAKAIANTADAYEKNGVEAALCEPKEVEPLTAQAGETALTVQAERPQDAKEAESAAQSSSQVSEVEIPSVGKIPVRSDADGYNEEVMLSPAMQGVILAIAKARQTFDRDGSEAGLVKAFHEEYSRLYLLSKETPTPQNDARLQHVLIYFLQNNAPQQVVERTLLEQFADKNLSYDERSISIMKVARAKLREIGPDDVDMAEYKRWHEDYSLFRKVSVYLLTGLELYQNRKYQESLTYLVYAYQSNTKLLLKGTNRGVNESLIALYRRKCLLKLNEVAASLFVSCEEARVAEGMSILNELIIPCMHLMNNFEISKEDLDAIEVMRNRWCSYLGREDMDAKLQMKLGELLPRLLDCSTEVIVLKEPPKIRPNSPYDLCSRFAAVMESIHGASTVTVK; this comes from the exons ATGCTTTTAAACCAGTTGAAAGAGATCACAGGAATTCAAGATTCGGCTTTCCTGCACGCGGCTCTAaag GCTGCTAATGGAGACCTAATGGAAGCAGTCACCTTCCTGACGGAGGAGCACGCGCAGGAGCCGGCTCAGGACGCGGCTGCCGCAGAGCCGTCCGCTTGGGAAGGGAGCGCTGCGGGCAAACAGCTCCCACGAG ATGCTGCTACGGCACTCGCCCCTGCCAACAAAGACGACCtccacgccgccgccgccttcgGAGCACTGGAATCGCCAAAAGCTCAGGCTGCAGAAAGAGATGCTGCCGAGAG ACTGCAGGAAGCGCgttctgctgaaaacaaaaatcGCCCCAAAAGGAAACGCTGCGAAGTCTGGGGAGAGAACCCCAAGCAGAATGACTGGAGAAGAGTGGGCGACTGGCCCGTTGGAATGAAAAACATTGGGAATACGTGTTGGTTTAGCGCTGTCATACAG tcTCTGTTTCAGTTGCCAGAATTTCGAAGGCTGGTCCTGGGGTACTCCCTCCCACCAAACGTGCTGGAAGGTTGTCGTAGTCGCACT GGAAAAAGAAATATCGCATTCATGCAAGAACTTCAGTGCCTGTTTGCTTTAATGCTGGGGACACGTCGTAAGTTTGTAGACCCTTCTGCAGCGCTGGAACTCTTGAGGGACGCGTTTAGATCCGCCGAAGAACAGCAG CAAGATGTGAGTGAATTTACCCACAAACTGCTGGACTGGCTGGAGGATGCGTTCCAGCTTGCTGTGAATGTCAA GAGCCCTGGGGACAAGTCTGAAAACCCGATGGTACAGCTTTTCTACGGGACTTTCTTAACTGAGGGTGTCCATGAGG GCAACACTTTTTCCAAGATCGAAACCTTTGGTCAGTATCCCCTTCAGGTAAATGGTTATCGAAACTTGAACGAGTGCTTGGAAGGAGCCATGGTGGAGGGAGAGATGGATGAGCCGACAGCGTCTCGGTCAGTGAAGTACGGACAGGAG CGCTGGTTTACAAAACTCCCACCAGTACTGACCTTTGAACTCTCCCGATTTGAGTTCAATCAGTCACTAGGACAGCCAGAGAAAATTCACACCAGGCTAGAATTTCCCCAGACTATTTATATGGACAG gTACCTCTACTGCAGTAAAGAGCTTATTCAGATGAAGAGAGAAGAAATGAAGCGACTGAAGGAGAAAATGGTGATCCTGCAGCAGAAACTGGAAAG GTACATGAAATACGGCTCTGGCCCAGCCCGCTTCCCGCTGCCCGACATGCTCCAGTACGTTCTGGAGTTCATCGCTACAAAGCCGGCCGCAGCTGTTTCTCCTGCTCGGGGCTCTCCGACCACACTCCTGCAGTCCCCGGCTGAGCCTGGTGTTCTGGAGGTGCTTTCGCAGCCAGACGG CATTCTAGAAGGGAAGGATCCCAGGACTGACGATGCAGCTTTCTTTTTGGCACATCCCTCGCCGCAGCAAGAATCGAGTACGCCGCTCCAGCCTTCCGGTTCACCAGCAGAAATGTCTGAACGTCCAGCTCCTCACGTGGTTTCCGAGGAAGAGCTGCACCTCGTTCGGACGTGTCTGCAGCGATGGAGAAACGAGATTGAACAAGACGTGCAAG ACCTGAAGGAGTCTATTACCAGAATCAACCTGTCCATTGAACAAATGTACTGTGACCCTCTCCTCCAACAG GTTCCCTATCATTTGCACGCAGTCTTGGTCCACGAAGGGCAGGCAAATGCTGGTCACTACTGGGCCTACGTATACGACCAGCCTCGAAAAAGCTGGCTGAAATACAACGACATCTCAGTGACCGAATCCTCGtgggaagaactggagagagaTTCGTTCGGAGGCTTGAAGAACGCTAGTGCCTACTGCCTGATGTACATAAGCGAGAAGGTGTCCCGCTTTGCTGCAG ACAAGGACGACGGCTCGGAGGTTGGACAGCTGCAGAAGGAAGTGGAAGCCTTGCCCCCAGAGCTGAGACACTACATCCAGGAGGACAACTGGCGACTCGAGCAGGAGGCGGaggagtgggaggaggagcaATCCTGCAAGATTCCGCAGATGGAACCTTCACCCGCTTCTGAATCGCAGGACCTCTCTTCTGAGTCAGGACCAG ATCAGTCTTCAGTCTGTGAGCAGAGCGTGCGCTCGCTGTCCTCCGAACACGCCATGATTGCCAAGGAGCAGACTGCCAAGGCCATTGCAAACACCGCTGACGCCTACGAGAAGAACGGCGTCGAGGCAGCTCTCTGCGAG CCCAAGGAGGTAGAACCACTGACGGCCCAAGCGGGAGAAACGGCCCTTACAGTTCAGGCAGAACGGCCGCAGGACGCTAAGGAAGCGGAGTCTGCTGCCCAGAGTAGCTCCCAGGTCTCTGAAGTGGAAATCCCCAGTGTGGGGAAGATTCCCGTTAGATCCGATGCAGACGGATATAACGAGGAG GTGATGCTGAGTCCAGCCATGCAAGGTGTCATCCTGGCTATTGCGAAAGCCCGCCAGACCTTTGATCGAGACGGGTCTGAAGCAGGGCTCGTGAAG GCGTTCCACGAGGAGTACTCGCGGCTCTACCTGCTTTCCAAAGAGACCCCGACCCCTCAGAACGATGCCCGGCTGCAGCACGTCCTCATTTACTTCCTGCAGAACAACGCTCCCCAGCAGGTGGTGGAAcggaccctgcttgagcagtttGCAGACAAAAACCTCAGCTACGACGAAAG GTCAATTAGCATTATGAAGGTGGCACGAGCAAAGCTGAGAGAAATCGGTCCTGACGATGTCGATATGGCGGAGTACAAG CGATGGCACGAAGACTACAGCCTGTTCCGCAAGGTGTCGGTTTACCTGCTGACGGGGCTGGAGCTGTACCAGAACAGAAA GTACCAGGAGTCGCTCACCTACCTGGTCTACGCCTACCAGAGCAacaccaagctgctgctgaagggaacCAACAGAGGCGTCAACGAGTCCCTCATCGCCTTGTACAGAAGGAAGTGTCTCCTG AAGCTGAACGAGGTGGCGGCGTCTCTGTTCGTAAGCTGCGAGGAAGCTCGTGTGGCAGAGGGCATGAGCATCCTGAACGAGCTGATCATCCCCTGCATGCACCTCATGAACAACTTTGAGATCTCCAAAGAGGACCTGGACGCCATCGAGGTCATGAGAAACCGCTGGTGCTCCTACCTGGGACGAGAAGACATGGACG
- the USP28 gene encoding ubiquitin carboxyl-terminal hydrolase 28 isoform X4 — MLPPLLDAATALAPANKDDLHAAAAFGALESPKAQAAERDAAERLQEARSAENKNRPKRKRCEVWGENPKQNDWRRVGDWPVGMKNIGNTCWFSAVIQSLFQLPEFRRLVLGYSLPPNVLEGCRSRTGKRNIAFMQELQCLFALMLGTRRKFVDPSAALELLRDAFRSAEEQQQDVSEFTHKLLDWLEDAFQLAVNVKSPGDKSENPMVQLFYGTFLTEGVHEGNTFSKIETFGQYPLQVNGYRNLNECLEGAMVEGEMDEPTASRSVKYGQERWFTKLPPVLTFELSRFEFNQSLGQPEKIHTRLEFPQTIYMDRYLYCSKELIQMKREEMKRLKEKMVILQQKLERYMKYGSGPARFPLPDMLQYVLEFIATKPAAAVSPARGSPTTLLQSPAEPGVLEVLSQPDGILEGKDPRTDDAAFFLAHPSPQQESSTPLQPSGSPAEMSERPAPHVVSEEELHLVRTCLQRWRNEIEQDVQDLKESITRINLSIEQMYCDPLLQQVPYHLHAVLVHEGQANAGHYWAYVYDQPRKSWLKYNDISVTESSWEELERDSFGGLKNASAYCLMYISEKVSRFAADKDDGSEVGQLQKEVEALPPELRHYIQEDNWRLEQEAEEWEEEQSCKIPQMEPSPASESQDLSSESGPDQSSVCEQSVRSLSSEHAMIAKEQTAKAIANTADAYEKNGVEAALCEPKEVEPLTAQAGETALTVQAERPQDAKEAESAAQSSSQVSEVEIPSVGKIPVRSDADGYNEEVMLSPAMQGVILAIAKARQTFDRDGSEAGLVKAFHEEYSRLYLLSKETPTPQNDARLQHVLIYFLQNNAPQQVVERTLLEQFADKNLSYDERSISIMKVARAKLREIGPDDVDMAEYKRWHEDYSLFRKVSVYLLTGLELYQNRKYQESLTYLVYAYQSNTKLLLKGTNRGVNESLIALYRRKCLLKLNEVAASLFVSCEEARVAEGMSILNELIIPCMHLMNNFEISKEDLDAIEVMRNRWCSYLGREDMDAKLQMKLGELLPRLLDCSTEVIVLKEPPKIRPNSPYDLCSRFAAVMESIHGASTVTVK, encoded by the exons ATGCTGCCTCCGCTGCTAGATGCTGCTACGGCACTCGCCCCTGCCAACAAAGACGACCtccacgccgccgccgccttcgGAGCACTGGAATCGCCAAAAGCTCAGGCTGCAGAAAGAGATGCTGCCGAGAG ACTGCAGGAAGCGCgttctgctgaaaacaaaaatcGCCCCAAAAGGAAACGCTGCGAAGTCTGGGGAGAGAACCCCAAGCAGAATGACTGGAGAAGAGTGGGCGACTGGCCCGTTGGAATGAAAAACATTGGGAATACGTGTTGGTTTAGCGCTGTCATACAG tcTCTGTTTCAGTTGCCAGAATTTCGAAGGCTGGTCCTGGGGTACTCCCTCCCACCAAACGTGCTGGAAGGTTGTCGTAGTCGCACT GGAAAAAGAAATATCGCATTCATGCAAGAACTTCAGTGCCTGTTTGCTTTAATGCTGGGGACACGTCGTAAGTTTGTAGACCCTTCTGCAGCGCTGGAACTCTTGAGGGACGCGTTTAGATCCGCCGAAGAACAGCAG CAAGATGTGAGTGAATTTACCCACAAACTGCTGGACTGGCTGGAGGATGCGTTCCAGCTTGCTGTGAATGTCAA GAGCCCTGGGGACAAGTCTGAAAACCCGATGGTACAGCTTTTCTACGGGACTTTCTTAACTGAGGGTGTCCATGAGG GCAACACTTTTTCCAAGATCGAAACCTTTGGTCAGTATCCCCTTCAGGTAAATGGTTATCGAAACTTGAACGAGTGCTTGGAAGGAGCCATGGTGGAGGGAGAGATGGATGAGCCGACAGCGTCTCGGTCAGTGAAGTACGGACAGGAG CGCTGGTTTACAAAACTCCCACCAGTACTGACCTTTGAACTCTCCCGATTTGAGTTCAATCAGTCACTAGGACAGCCAGAGAAAATTCACACCAGGCTAGAATTTCCCCAGACTATTTATATGGACAG gTACCTCTACTGCAGTAAAGAGCTTATTCAGATGAAGAGAGAAGAAATGAAGCGACTGAAGGAGAAAATGGTGATCCTGCAGCAGAAACTGGAAAG GTACATGAAATACGGCTCTGGCCCAGCCCGCTTCCCGCTGCCCGACATGCTCCAGTACGTTCTGGAGTTCATCGCTACAAAGCCGGCCGCAGCTGTTTCTCCTGCTCGGGGCTCTCCGACCACACTCCTGCAGTCCCCGGCTGAGCCTGGTGTTCTGGAGGTGCTTTCGCAGCCAGACGG CATTCTAGAAGGGAAGGATCCCAGGACTGACGATGCAGCTTTCTTTTTGGCACATCCCTCGCCGCAGCAAGAATCGAGTACGCCGCTCCAGCCTTCCGGTTCACCAGCAGAAATGTCTGAACGTCCAGCTCCTCACGTGGTTTCCGAGGAAGAGCTGCACCTCGTTCGGACGTGTCTGCAGCGATGGAGAAACGAGATTGAACAAGACGTGCAAG ACCTGAAGGAGTCTATTACCAGAATCAACCTGTCCATTGAACAAATGTACTGTGACCCTCTCCTCCAACAG GTTCCCTATCATTTGCACGCAGTCTTGGTCCACGAAGGGCAGGCAAATGCTGGTCACTACTGGGCCTACGTATACGACCAGCCTCGAAAAAGCTGGCTGAAATACAACGACATCTCAGTGACCGAATCCTCGtgggaagaactggagagagaTTCGTTCGGAGGCTTGAAGAACGCTAGTGCCTACTGCCTGATGTACATAAGCGAGAAGGTGTCCCGCTTTGCTGCAG ACAAGGACGACGGCTCGGAGGTTGGACAGCTGCAGAAGGAAGTGGAAGCCTTGCCCCCAGAGCTGAGACACTACATCCAGGAGGACAACTGGCGACTCGAGCAGGAGGCGGaggagtgggaggaggagcaATCCTGCAAGATTCCGCAGATGGAACCTTCACCCGCTTCTGAATCGCAGGACCTCTCTTCTGAGTCAGGACCAG ATCAGTCTTCAGTCTGTGAGCAGAGCGTGCGCTCGCTGTCCTCCGAACACGCCATGATTGCCAAGGAGCAGACTGCCAAGGCCATTGCAAACACCGCTGACGCCTACGAGAAGAACGGCGTCGAGGCAGCTCTCTGCGAG CCCAAGGAGGTAGAACCACTGACGGCCCAAGCGGGAGAAACGGCCCTTACAGTTCAGGCAGAACGGCCGCAGGACGCTAAGGAAGCGGAGTCTGCTGCCCAGAGTAGCTCCCAGGTCTCTGAAGTGGAAATCCCCAGTGTGGGGAAGATTCCCGTTAGATCCGATGCAGACGGATATAACGAGGAG GTGATGCTGAGTCCAGCCATGCAAGGTGTCATCCTGGCTATTGCGAAAGCCCGCCAGACCTTTGATCGAGACGGGTCTGAAGCAGGGCTCGTGAAG GCGTTCCACGAGGAGTACTCGCGGCTCTACCTGCTTTCCAAAGAGACCCCGACCCCTCAGAACGATGCCCGGCTGCAGCACGTCCTCATTTACTTCCTGCAGAACAACGCTCCCCAGCAGGTGGTGGAAcggaccctgcttgagcagtttGCAGACAAAAACCTCAGCTACGACGAAAG GTCAATTAGCATTATGAAGGTGGCACGAGCAAAGCTGAGAGAAATCGGTCCTGACGATGTCGATATGGCGGAGTACAAG CGATGGCACGAAGACTACAGCCTGTTCCGCAAGGTGTCGGTTTACCTGCTGACGGGGCTGGAGCTGTACCAGAACAGAAA GTACCAGGAGTCGCTCACCTACCTGGTCTACGCCTACCAGAGCAacaccaagctgctgctgaagggaacCAACAGAGGCGTCAACGAGTCCCTCATCGCCTTGTACAGAAGGAAGTGTCTCCTG AAGCTGAACGAGGTGGCGGCGTCTCTGTTCGTAAGCTGCGAGGAAGCTCGTGTGGCAGAGGGCATGAGCATCCTGAACGAGCTGATCATCCCCTGCATGCACCTCATGAACAACTTTGAGATCTCCAAAGAGGACCTGGACGCCATCGAGGTCATGAGAAACCGCTGGTGCTCCTACCTGGGACGAGAAGACATGGACG